A portion of the Luteolibacter sp. Y139 genome contains these proteins:
- a CDS encoding WYL domain-containing protein — protein sequence MRIFASLNEVRSAVRGGQRVSFYYGREKVIADLYMLGHAKKTGAYVVIAWCHEPAQEWRHFRFSMMYELEPLGPIEMFREDFDPNDRRVVAIDCTVPYIPPRRHH from the coding sequence ATGCGCATCTTCGCTTCGCTCAATGAGGTCCGGTCGGCGGTCCGCGGCGGCCAGCGCGTGTCCTTCTACTACGGCCGGGAAAAGGTCATTGCCGACCTTTACATGCTCGGCCACGCAAAGAAGACGGGGGCATACGTTGTCATCGCATGGTGCCACGAGCCTGCACAAGAGTGGCGACATTTCCGCTTCTCGATGATGTACGAGCTTGAGCCCCTCGGACCGATTGAGATGTTCCGTGAGGACTTCGACCCGAACGATCGGAGGGTTGTGGCGATCGACTGCACGGTCCCATACATCCCCCCGCGCCGGCACCACTGA